Sequence from the uncultured Flavobacterium sp. genome:
TTGATTTTTACCGGAGTCTTTTACTTTGTTTTTGTTTGGTTTCGTGAACAGGTTTGTATTATTGCTTGTCCATACGGAAGATTGCAAGGTGTACTTTTAGATGATAAATCAATTAATGTAGCTTACGATTTTGTACGAGGTGAAAAAGAAGTCGGACGTGCAAAATTCAATAAAAAAGAAGATAGAGTCACAACCGGAAAAGGCGATTGTATTGATTGTCATCAATGTGTACACGTTTGCCCAATGGGAATTGATATTAGAAACGGAACGCAATTAGAATGTACCAATTGTACCGCTTGTATTGACGAATGCGATACGATTATGGAAAGCGTTGGTTTGCCTAAAGGACTTATCAGATATGCGTCTGAAGATGAAATTGTAAAAAAAGCACCTTTCAAATTTACAGCAAGAATGAAAGGTTACACAGCTGTTTTGTTCATTTTGTTAAGTGTTTTTATTGGAATGTTATTTTTAAGAACAGATGTTCAGGCAATTGTTTTACGCTTGCCAGGACAGTTATTTCAGCACAAAGGAGATAAAATTAGCAATGTGTATACTTATAAGATTGTTAACAAAACAATGAAAGATTATCAAGATGTTCATTTTGAATTAATTGATCAAAAAGGAACGATTAAAAATGTCGGTAATCAACATTTTAAAGTTTTAAAAGAAGGAATTTCACAAGGAACTTTGTTTATAGAAATCGATCAGGCACTTTTAGAAAGTGATAAAACCAAAGTTAAAATTGGAGTTTACAACGGGAAAGAGTTGATAGAAACTACAGCAACTAATTTTTTAGGACCAAGAAGTTTTAATTAAAAACATACTAAGATGAAAATAAATTGGGGAACCGGAATTGTCATTGCATTTGCATTGTTTATGACTTTTATTTTATATTTTGTTTTTGAAGTACAATCAAATAGTAAATACGACAACGACTTGGTTGTCGAAGAATATTACAAACACGATTCTCATTTTCAGGACGAAATGGCTCGAATTCAAAATGCTCATGATTTACAGCAAAAACCTTCTATAACTTATACTGAAA
This genomic interval carries:
- the ccoG gene encoding cytochrome c oxidase accessory protein CcoG, coding for MSNLPDEAFRDTIGTIDEGGNRKFIFPKKPSGKFYEYRKIVSYVLLAILVANPFIKVNGNQFMMFNVMERRFNIFGFPFWPQDFYLFVISMLVGIVFIILFTVVFGRIFCGWICPQTIFLEMVFRRIEYWIDGDRGAQLRLSRQEWNSEKIRKRLVKWIIFFLISFGIANVFLAYLVGSDQLFLMVEEGPVKQASNFIALLIFTGVFYFVFVWFREQVCIIACPYGRLQGVLLDDKSINVAYDFVRGEKEVGRAKFNKKEDRVTTGKGDCIDCHQCVHVCPMGIDIRNGTQLECTNCTACIDECDTIMESVGLPKGLIRYASEDEIVKKAPFKFTARMKGYTAVLFILLSVFIGMLFLRTDVQAIVLRLPGQLFQHKGDKISNVYTYKIVNKTMKDYQDVHFELIDQKGTIKNVGNQHFKVLKEGISQGTLFIEIDQALLESDKTKVKIGVYNGKELIETTATNFLGPRSFN